The DNA region GCATTAGTCCGGAAGAATTGGCGCCCGTGGAATTTTGTACTTTTCCTTTTCTGGGAAAACGTGGATAGATACTGTTTTTTGTGGATCAGAGATTAGATCTTACATTCTTTGCTTGTAGAAGCAAGATGGTTGgtgaatgtttatttttatgtaatatgtGGTGATGTATCACAGTTCATTTGCAGTTCGTGATATGTTAAAGGGCTGCTGCTGTGGTGGAGCATCATTTTTCCTGCTTTATATTGGGACTTCCGTGCAGGGGTGAGCCCATACCTTTCGTATACTAACGATGTTCGCTTCGTTTCAATCATTTCGCCGCAGATCAAACCGCTGTACACTTCCTACCAGAAAGACCTCTCTAACTCGCTGTGGGAACCGCTGAACACATTTTGGGCTGAGTGTTACGAGTCGTGCAAATTTTCGTCCCAGCGCCGAGCCAAGCTGCAGATGGAGAGCCGTCGGAAGTTCCAGGTAAGAAATTACCGCTTATTCTGCACCCCTGCAGCACACACCgataaatggcttcttttgtgAATTTGCTTGCGAATGCACACGCGATGACGATGATTGATTCGTCTTAACTGCACATGGATTTAATGTAtgcctcttttttttttgcttactgTAGGAAAAAATACTGATTCCATGTCGTATACGGCAATCGGAGGAGCTGGCACGTGTCAACGTGCAGCAAACCCAGCGGAAGGCCAGGGAAGCCCACGTCGGTAGACGGTGGCACACGTTGAAGCGGTTTCTGTACGGCTCAAAGGGCGCGTGGGCTAAACTGTAAGTACATCCAACATTCCacaatcattatttttcaatggTTTTTTGAAAGTTCTTCTTTCTAACGAAGCTTTCCTacttttaatgtaaaaattacACTGAGTCTCAAAATGTAATGTATGATAAATGACTTTCAAACGTAAATTCCCTTCAGGGATTTTTATTCATATTATTTgttctgtttaaaaaaatactttaattgttttgaatatttgtttACTCGAGTCCTAGAAAAACAACTGGCTCCGTACCTCAACAACAACTTATTTACAAAGTTGGTGAAAATTTGATTCGACTTTGGCTAATTTCTGATGCAGAGAAGTCATGATGACATCTTATTTTAATTTACTCTAATGGTCGAATGTGTGTGCTCACACGCAGTAGAATGACAATGATTTTCAGATAGCCGTAATAGTTAATCGATAAATAAAATTGATCCAAAGTTATAATAATTAAAACACAGAACATTTAAAAGCGGAAAATatagaattaaataaattttgctagAAGTATCAAATCCAAAAAGTAGCTTCGAAATCAAAAAAGCTTAACTCCCAGCAATGCACTATCTTCCACAGAACGTCTGAATTTCGGAATGATAATACAAATCACACTGGAGGGTTCCTTTCCATTGTTGCGAACACGCATTTTATTTGTTCGTCATTGATTGATCTATTAACACTAGACTAACACTTAAGTCACACACAGTCAAACATATCGATGTATCGAGTGCGCTATCAATGCACTTGGTCGATGGAGTCATATGGTACGTTCACGTTCTTTGAGCgattatgctatgctatttacAGATGAATGAttctaattgttttttttttgtgtacggGGTTTTGCATGGTTCATTGCACGATGTCCTGATGATTGGGGAGGGAATACGCCATGATTTTCACTACGTTTTCAACGCCGTGCAATCATGGCTGGTTCCAGCGGGTTCTATAGCTATGATAGCTCCTTAACCGAGGATGGCCTTGCCGTAGGCAGGGTATCCGAGGTGGGCAGCTGGGTAGGCCAGGGGAGCGGCGATCTTGGCAACTGGGGCAACGGCCTTGACGGCGAGTGGCTCACGGTGGACAACAGCGTTGAATCCGTTGACGGGGTCGGCGGTGTACTCAACGACGCGACGGGTGCCATCGGGCTCAACCAGGGAGTAAGATCCGGTCACAACATCTCCGGAGCGGGACTCCTGCTGTTCCTTGTTGTCTCCGGTCAGGGCATCCTGGAAGAAACGGATCTGTTAGGATCTGAACAAGGAACGTTACTAACTCCTGGCACTCACGGCAATGTGGTAGCTGTAGCTGTACTGAGGGTTGGCATCGTAATCGGCAACGACGGCCTTGGCCACAACTGGAGCAGCAACTCCAACCTTGGCCACTCCGACAGCTGGGTATCCCAGATGGGCAGCTGGGTAGCCGATGGCGACGGCGTTGGCAACGGCCACGATGGCGGCGAAGACGGCGAACTATTCaagatagaaaaaaaagttaaaactatGCTCAAACACTTGCCCTAAGATGGCAATCTCTAGACAATTGTCTCTTACCTTGAATGCCATTTTGGGTTCTGTGTGTGGACTGTTTGACAACCGTATGTTGATTATGTTCTGATCAGCGCTGTCCACTCCTTTTTATAGTCGTTATCTTCTAAAAAACATTCTCACATGGTTCGAATGTCACATTGCCGTTTATTACGCccgattttagttttttgtctcttttctggCCCAGATTAAAAGTGCGTGTGCATGCGGTGAGTTGCACTTGCACACATTTTTCCCGTGCGTTGTCGTCGAGGGTGCAAGTTCAATCTCGCGACTTGCACATGCTGCATTGTATAGCGTGTGCCAGATTTTGCCAACCAACCGCAATCAAAACGCGCGCTACGCCCATACGCGTCAACGAATTCGCGCAACCTCTGCCAGCAGCCACGGCCTAAACGTGCTTACTTTGGTGCAATTCATgtgctttttctttttttgaaccCACACGCAGCGTACCGGCGCGAGGTGTGGCCACCCGATCGATTACTTGCCGAGTTGAGAACAAGTGAGACAGCACAGTGCCTCTGAAGAACCTaagcagaacaaaaaaaaaagtcgcaaAATTAAGATTATCTTTTGCCCTCCAAGGGAATCGAGTGCACCGGAGCTGGTTCCGAATGCGGCGGCGCCCTGATTGGGTGATGCAATTATCGGACATTTTTCGGAACAATCGGCGGTGGCGGCCTACAATGGCAGGCGCAGCTCAGGTCAATGTCATGTCGCTATAAGATGTTCTGCGCATAGATTGAGTACAACCTTCTCTAGATATTGAACCAAACTGGACcactttttgttttcttttttggcaccgtcccaaagttttgtgattttcgtcattttttcagACATCCCAattgaaaacttatttttaggtaattctctaccaaatcacacgacatcgggaaaagttgccctacctctcttcgatttacgtgaaactttgtcttaagtgGTAATTTTTGTCCGTGGTTACGAATCTGTGgcccgttttttgatatttcgtgacggaggggtggtacgacccctttaatttttaacatgcgaaaaaagaagtgtttttcaatgatttgcagcctgaaacggtgatgagacagaaatttggtgtcaaagggaattttatgtaaaattgtacgcccgattttatggcgtactcagaattccaaaaaaatactttgcatcgaaaaaaaacattccaaaacttttaaaaactctgcctttttccgttactcaacagtaaacatttttggaacatgtcattttaagggaaatttagtgtacttttcgaatctacattaattcagaagggtcatttttcatttagagcaaaaattttcattttaaatttttgtgttttttctaacttctatatttataaaagatctcgacggttttgttcgaacgcgaattaATTCAACaaggaacgtcggatcgaggtgctttttgttgcgttgggtttgtATCAGTCCagggaaggttcttacgccaaaaagttacaactttggccactctggaaccgatagcggaaaatttgcagattgtatgggaaaagttacgtttaatcaaattttgatcacaggaggctgaataggcaaaaagttaaaaacgtcaacaaacgaaaaaaggcagaacgaagtttgtcgggtaaggcttgctttgatatataaacataaggggtttgctagtatgttactttttgcgtttctctcaacaatttaagagcgagtttttcaccaatgtgtaacaggtcgtatcgaggtgctccgatttggatgaaactttcagcgttttttttttttttttttaatttatatttattcaaatttcttttccatgtacattcattcagttaaaatattattgagtgtccaatcacaaacgatgacttttcacctcaattttaaatactagcaactttcatttattcatgaaatattgtagctttcgctattcagtgatttcaaatgtaggaggtcctacatgtacaaaagggaaaagggataccttaaaactaacttataaactatataaagagcggatcaatgcagctgaagactgcaatgatttttgtcgaaatgcatcaattatcttattggacataacatccaaagtgtcaacttcggctaattgatgaagttcactggtgctgaaccagggaggaagtttcagaatcattttcagaattttgttctgaatcctctgaagttttttcttcctggttaagcaacagcttgtccagatcggcacagcataaagcatggcaggtctgaaaatttgtttataaattaacagtttattcttgagacaaagtctagaattcctgtttataagtggatacaaacatttaatatatttgttacatttaacctggatactttcaatgtgatccttgtaagtaaggttttgtcaaaaccaagtccaagatatttcacttgatcctcccactttaaatttacctcattcatctttataatgtgatgacttttggtttaagaaaatcagcccttggtttgtgagggaaaataataagttgagttttgcagcatttggagtaattttccattctttcaaataagaattgaaaatatccaagcttttgtaatcttcttgtgatgacacgaaggcttctgcctttggcggagatgcttgtgtcatcagcaaaaagtgatttctgacatcctgggggcaaatcaggcaagtcagaagtaaaaatattgtataaaattggacccaaaatgcttccttgagggacgccagcacgtacaggtagttgatcagatttgctattctgataacatacctgcagagtacgatccgtcaaataattttgaataattttcacgatataaatcggaaaattaaaccttttcaatttcgcaatcaaacctttatgccaaacactgtcaaatgctttttctatgtctagaagagcagcgccagtagaatagccctcagatttgttgcttcgaattaaatttgaaactctcaacaactgatgagtagttgaatgcccaaggcgaaatccaaactgctcatcagcgaaaattgaattttcattaatgtgcgtcatcattctattaagaattattctttcgaataatttactaatagatgaaagcaaactaatgggccgatagcttgaggcttcagcaggatttttatccggtttcaaaatcggaattactttggcatttttccaactactgggaaaatatgccaaatcaaaacatttgttgaaaattttgaccaagctacttaaagttgcttctggtaatttttaattaaaatgtaaaaatgccatcctcaccaggggctttcatatttttaaattttttgataatagattttatttcattcagatccgtattaaaaacttcatctgatgaaaattcttgttcaacaatattctgaaattctattgaaatttgattttcaataggactcaaaacattcaagttgaaattatgagcactctcaaactgctgagcaagtttttgagctttttccccattagttaatagaatattatcaccatcttttaaagaagggatgggttttgaggtttcttaagaacctttgaaagtttccaaaaggtttggaataaggtttaatttgttcgacatctcttgcgaacttttcatttcgcaggagagtgaatctgtggtcaataaccttttgcaaatcttttgaattcgcttcagtgcaggatcacgagaacgttgatactgtcttcggcgaacattttcagacgaatcagaagctgaagatcgtcatcaataatgggagaatcaaatttgacttggactttaggaatagcaatattcctagcatccaaaattgcattagttaaagattccaaggctgaatcaatatcagctttggtttctaaaacaaaatcatgatttaaattattctcaatatgatgctgatacctgtcccaattagctttgtggtaattaaacacagaactattgggtctggtaactgcttcatgagaaagtgaaaaagttactggaaggtgatcagaatcaaaatcagcatgagtcactaaaggaccacaatactgactttgatttgtcaaaaccaaatcaattgttgatggatttctaacagaagaaaagcaagttggcccattcgggtataaaaccgaataaagaccagaagtgcaatctctgaacagaattttaccattggaatttacttttgaattattccaagattggtgtttggcattaaaatcaccgatgatcaaaaatcgagatctatgccgagtaagtttattcaaatcccctttgaaataatttttattttcccagtgcattggaaaggcaaatatgcagctgcaatcataattttccaaaagaagtttcaagttcaatgcccaaactttcaataacttttaacttaaagtcacgtaacgtgctataagtcatactacggtggataactattgcaactccaccgccatttcgattcattcggttattagttataactttataatctggatcacttttcaaataagtgccagtttttaaaaatgtttcggttataacagcaacatgcacgttatgaactcgtaaaagttgaaaaattcattttctttcgcttttaaagagcgagcattaaaattcataatattgatggaattacttagatccatgattaaacttcagggtaagaacaacatcattcgcaaattttaatccaatctggattgcttccatcatggatgtagcattactcattgtttgaatcaaaccaaacagtgagttttgcaaaaagtcatttttcaaacgtaacatcgccgagatcagaagatcc from Culex quinquefasciatus strain JHB chromosome 3, VPISU_Cqui_1.0_pri_paternal, whole genome shotgun sequence includes:
- the LOC6035813 gene encoding larval cuticle protein A2B, whose amino-acid sequence is MAFKFAVFAAIVAVANAVAIGYPAAHLGYPAVGVAKVGVAAPVVAKAVVADYDANPQYSYSYHIADALTGDNKEQQESRSGDVVTGSYSLVEPDGTRRVVEYTADPVNGFNAVVHREPLAVKAVAPVAKIAAPLAYPAAHLGYPAYGKAILG